The Echinicola rosea genome has a segment encoding these proteins:
- a CDS encoding putative type IX sorting system protein PorV2 — MKHFLLGFVLLMASMDVVAQGITPKYSNEFMNIGVGARALGMGGAQVSAVKDVTAAYWNPAALLAIEHKYEFFLMHAEYFAGIAKYDYAGFSTNIEEDNQVAVSLIRFGVDDIPDTRFLYDANGALSYDNIQFFNAADYALLLSYARDFSDVFKAGINTKIIHRNVGKFAKAWGFGFDVGGIFLADSWQIGLMLRDVTTTFNAWSHNAEMVREIYAETDNELPQNSVELTLPQAVLSLSKTLQVQDYITAQAVLDLNMTFDGQRNTVISTTVMSIDPKIGMEVGYKGVAFLRGGVSNFQYIKDFDGSESLSFKPSFGLGVFLNEKAYIDYALTDIGAVSETPYSHVLSLKVSLEPLTEGFRLHKGWSEN, encoded by the coding sequence TTGAAACACTTTTTATTAGGCTTTGTTTTACTGATGGCCAGTATGGATGTGGTGGCGCAGGGTATTACGCCAAAATACTCCAATGAATTTATGAATATTGGCGTTGGTGCCCGGGCTTTGGGGATGGGGGGAGCTCAGGTCTCCGCAGTGAAAGACGTGACAGCAGCATATTGGAATCCGGCGGCCTTGCTGGCCATTGAGCATAAATATGAATTTTTCCTGATGCACGCGGAGTATTTTGCGGGTATAGCCAAGTACGATTATGCGGGTTTTTCTACCAATATCGAGGAGGATAACCAAGTGGCTGTTTCATTGATCAGATTTGGGGTCGATGATATTCCGGATACGCGTTTTTTATACGATGCCAACGGAGCCTTGAGTTATGATAATATTCAGTTTTTTAATGCCGCCGATTATGCCCTTTTACTTTCTTATGCCAGGGATTTCAGCGATGTGTTCAAGGCGGGGATCAATACCAAAATTATCCATAGAAATGTAGGGAAATTTGCTAAGGCCTGGGGGTTCGGATTTGATGTAGGGGGGATCTTTTTGGCCGATAGTTGGCAAATTGGCTTGATGTTGAGAGATGTGACGACCACTTTTAATGCTTGGTCGCATAATGCAGAAATGGTGCGGGAGATCTATGCCGAAACGGACAACGAACTTCCACAAAATTCAGTTGAACTGACGCTGCCACAAGCGGTATTAAGTCTGTCAAAGACCCTTCAGGTTCAAGATTATATTACGGCTCAGGCGGTGTTGGATTTGAACATGACATTTGATGGCCAGCGTAATACTGTCATTAGTACGACGGTCATGAGCATTGACCCAAAGATCGGTATGGAAGTCGGGTACAAGGGAGTGGCGTTCTTGAGGGGCGGTGTGAGCAATTTTCAATATATCAAAGATTTTGACGGGAGTGAATCCCTGTCGTTCAAGCCAAGTTTTGGATTGGGGGTTTTTCTGAATGAAAAGGCATACATCGATTATGCACTGACGGATATTGGAGCGGTTTCTGAAACCCCTTACTCCCATGTTTTAAGTCTCAAGGTGAGTTTGGAGCCATTGACGGAAGGATTTCGGTTACATAAAGGATGGAGCGAAAATTAA
- a CDS encoding PadR family transcriptional regulator: protein MKASNTQIQMRKGILEFCILHIISRGEVYASDMIEELTEAKLIVVEGTLYPLLNRLKTAALVSYKWVESESGPPRKYYSITPEGSQFLDQLSGTWNDLVTSTTLITSKK from the coding sequence ATGAAAGCATCCAACACACAAATACAAATGCGGAAAGGAATTCTGGAATTCTGCATCCTGCATATCATATCTCGGGGAGAAGTATATGCCTCGGATATGATCGAAGAGCTGACAGAAGCCAAGTTAATCGTAGTAGAAGGCACGCTCTATCCATTGCTCAACAGGCTAAAAACAGCCGCGCTGGTCTCTTACAAGTGGGTAGAATCGGAGTCTGGGCCACCCAGAAAGTATTATTCCATCACCCCTGAAGGAAGTCAATTTCTTGACCAACTCAGTGGCACATGGAATGACCTGGTCACCTCCACTACATTAATCACCTCGAAAAAATAA